From a region of the Pirellulales bacterium genome:
- a CDS encoding uracil-DNA glycosylase codes for MKKRPHSRRRWITLNDQIVACQRCPRLRKYCRRVADEKRKAFADWTYWGRPVPNFGDPNARLLVVGLAPAAHGGNRTGRVFTGDRSGDWLFRALHKAGFANQPTSDSIDDGLRLIDCAITAAAHCAPPDNKPTPQELSNCREWLVETIDQLLPRVMICLGQLAFRAAIAQAIRCGWFEGKLPKFGHGVEVKLAEGRWLLASYHPSQQNTFTGKLTEKMFDCVFERARQLLDEQQQFH; via the coding sequence ATGAAAAAACGCCCACACTCGCGAAGACGCTGGATCACTTTGAACGATCAGATCGTTGCATGCCAGCGCTGTCCGCGACTGCGCAAGTATTGTCGCCGCGTCGCGGACGAAAAGCGAAAAGCGTTCGCCGACTGGACGTATTGGGGTCGGCCGGTGCCGAATTTCGGCGATCCGAATGCCCGGCTGCTCGTGGTCGGCTTGGCCCCCGCGGCACATGGGGGGAATCGAACCGGGCGGGTGTTTACAGGGGATCGCAGCGGCGATTGGTTGTTTCGGGCATTGCACAAAGCCGGCTTCGCAAATCAACCGACGAGCGATTCGATCGATGATGGCCTGCGGCTCATCGATTGCGCGATTACGGCTGCGGCTCACTGCGCCCCGCCCGACAATAAGCCAACGCCGCAGGAATTGTCGAACTGCCGCGAATGGCTCGTCGAGACGATCGATCAGTTGCTGCCGCGCGTGATGATCTGCCTGGGGCAGCTTGCATTTCGGGCCGCGATCGCTCAAGCGATTCGCTGCGGCTGGTTCGAGGGAAAGCTGCCGAAATTCGGGCACGGCGTGGAAGTGAAACTAGCCGAAGGACGCTGGCTGCTGGCGAGCTATCATCCCAGCCAGCAGAATACGTTTACGGGAAAGCTCACGGAGAAAATGTTTGACTGCGTTTTTGAGCGAGCGAGGCAATTGCTCGATGAGCAGCAGCAATTTCACTGA